Proteins encoded together in one Cicer arietinum cultivar CDC Frontier isolate Library 1 chromosome 4, Cicar.CDCFrontier_v2.0, whole genome shotgun sequence window:
- the LOC140920114 gene encoding alcohol acyl transferase 1 allele GSd-like: MSKSIDLPDCYNYKPPITITPCAPTPNHSLYLSNLDDLMYIRFYMHYVYIFKKSVEVDTLKSSLSRVLVDYYPVAGRLRTSSEDENKLVVDCNGEGVLFAEASMDITAEELLIPCMTQHKSLKKLKCKGNTKKMLDNPLLLIQVRTCESPNTQSFDFKHEMHIANVGV, from the coding sequence atgtcaaaatccATTGATCTCCCAGATTGTTACAATTATAAGCCACCAATTACAATCACCCCATGTGCACCAACACCAAATCACTCCCTCTATCTCTCTAATCTTGATGACCTAATGTACATCAGGTTTTACATGCATTATGTTTATATCTTCAAGAAATCTGTAGAGGTAGATACTTTAAAATCATCTCTATCAAGAGTTTTGGTGGATTACTACCCTGTAGCTGGGAGGTTGAGGACAAGCAGTGAGGATGAGAACAAGTTGGTGGTGGATTGCAATGGAGAAGGTGTTTTGTTTGCTGAGGCTTCCATGGATATCACTGCTGAAGAATTACTCATTCCTTGCATGACACAACATAAGTCATTGAAGAAACTTAAGTGCAAGGGGAATACTAAAAAAATGTTAGATAATCCTCTTCTTCTAATTCAGGTTAGAACATGTGAATCCCCTAACACACAGTCATTTGATTTTAAACATGAAATGCATATTGCAAACGTTGGAGTTTGA